The DNA sequence TCCGGCAAGGATCCTGATACCTACGCCAAGTGCGTGGTGGCGAAACTCGCTGATAGTCGCGGTCCTTCTGTCATAGAACCCCTCCATGATGGCTATCGCGTCATCGTGCCGCAGAAGTTTTCCGCCGACCCCGCCGCGCTGGTCGATATTACTGATCGCTCCAACGGCAGCAGCATCAAGGTGCATGAGCGCATGTCCAACATGCCATTGCGTCCGGGCGATGTTCGTACCGCCGCCACGGACTGCATCTCGGGTTGATCGTACCGGGTAGCCACCCGGTCGCCCGCGATTACTTGCAGAGCACGACCAGGCTGCGGCTTGTGTAATTGCCGATGTCAGCGCCCAGGGTCTTCTCGCTTTCCTTGAGTGCCGGGGTGCCATTGGTGCCGATGATGTCGTAGCCTCTTGCCGGGCAGGATGCTTCGGCTTTCTTGTAGCATTGCTCCCACGACATCGCACCGCCGGAACAGTCTATGCTCAGGCCTTGCTCGCCGTTTTTCAGGTAAGTCGGCGCAGCGGTTGCGCAGCCTGTCAGGGCCAATACAGCGAAAAGTGCCAGCGATTTACTCATGGGCGCATCTTCAGTTCAGATGTGGAAGGACTTGTTTGACCGCCCAATGCTATAGATTACTTCGCCGGGGGACTAGCGTGTCATCACAACTCCTCAGAAGATGCATACCGATGGGCGCAATATCAGTGGTCTAGCGGAACTATCTGCGCCAGGATTTCTCTATGATGGCGTCAGCAGCTTGCGGCGGGCATTGTAAGGTGACCGCCGCCTGATTAGACTGCGCCAAATTCGTACGTACAGCCCTTGTTAAGGACTCATATGATCAAGAAATGCTTGTTCCCGGCAGCCGGTTACGGCACTCGCTTCCTGCCAGCAACCAAAGCCATGCCCAAGGAGATGTTGCCGGTGGTGAACAAGCCACTGATCCAGTACGGCGTAGAAGAAGCGCTGGATGCCGGATTGACAGAGATCTCCATCGTGACCGGTCGCGGCAAGCGCGCTCTGGAAGACCACTTCGACATCAGCTATGAGCTGGAAAACCAGATCAAGGGCACCGACAAGGAAAAATACCTGGTCGGTATCCGTAAGCTGCTCGACGAATGCTCGTTCTCCTACACTCGTCAGACCGAAATGAAAGGTCTGGGGCACGCGATCCTGACCGGCCGTCCTCTGATTGGCGACGAACCCTTTGCCGTGGTGCTGGCGGACGACCTGTGCGTTAACCTGGAAGGCGACGGCGTACTGACTCAGATGGTCAAGCTGTACAATCAGTTCCGCTGCTCGATCGTGGCCATTCAAGAGGTTGATCCTCAAGAAACCAACAAGTACGGTGTGATTGCCGGTGAGATGATCCGTGACGACATCTACCGCGTACACAGCATGGTTGAGAAGCCAAAGCCGGAAGATGCCCCGTCCAACCTGGCGATCATCGGTCGTTACATCCTGACTCCGGACATCTTCGACCTGATCGAACAGACCGAGCCGGGCAAAGGCGGCGAGATCCAGATCACCGACGCGCTGATGAAGCAGGCGCAAAACGGCTGCGTCATGGCCTACAAGTTCAAGGGCAAGCGCTTCGACTGCGGTGGCGCCGAAGGTTACATCGACGCAACCAACTTCTGCTTCGAGAACTTCTACAAGACCGGCAAGGCTTACTGATCCCGATCTTGTGGGAGCGGCCCGGGCCGCGAATTGAAAGCCACCTCCGGGTGGCTTTTTTGTTTATTGTCCGGCGTCAGGCGGTATGCTGACGGCCTGCCAAGGAGACTGATATGGCCTACGATTTCGACCTGTTTGTGATTGGCGCCGGTTCCGGCGGCGTGCGTGCGGCGCGATTCGCCGCCGGCTTCGGTGCGAAGGTGGCGGTGGCCGAGAGCCGCTACCTGGGGGGCACCTGTGTCAATGTCGGCTGCGTGCCGAAAAAATTGCTGGTTTATGGCGCCCACTTCGGTGACGACTTCGAGCAAGCCGAGGGTTATGGCTGGTCCCTGGACAAGGCGGATTTCGACTGGGCTACCTTGATCGCCAACAAGAACCGCGAGATCGAACGCCTCAACGGCATCTACCGCAATCTGTTGGTCAACAGCGGCGTCGAGCTGCTGGAAGGGCATGCCCGCTTGCTCGACCCGCACAAGGTTGAAATCAACGGCCAGCACTACAGCGCCAAACATATCCTGCTCGCCACCGGTGGCTGGCCACAGATCCCGGATATTCCCGGCCGCGAGCACGCGATCAACTCCAATGAAGCGTTCTTCCTGAAAACCCTGCCCAAGCGGGTACTGGTGGTGGGCGGTGGTTATATCGCGGTTGAGTTCGCCGGTATCTTCCAGGGGCTCGGGGCCGAGACCTCCTTGCTCTATCGGGGCGAGCTGTTCCTGCGCGGCTTCGATGGCGCGGTACGCCAGCACCTCAAGGACGAACTGACCAGGCGTGGTCTGAATCTGCAGTTCAACGCCGATATCGCGCGCATCGACAAACAAGCCGACGGCAGCCTGAAGGCAACGCTCAAGGATGGTCGCGAACTGGAAGCCGACTGCGTGTTCTATGCCACCGGGCGGCGACCGATGCTGGACAACCTGGGGCTGGAGAATACTGGCGTCAAGCTGGATGAGCGTGGTTTTATCGAGGTCGATGACCAATACCAGAGCGCGGAACCTTCGATTCTGGCCATCGGCGATGTCATTGGCCGGGTCCAGCTGACGCCGGTGGCGCTGGCCGAAGGCATGGCCGTCGCGCGGCGTCTGTTCAAGCCGGAGCAGTATCGGTTGGTGGATTACCAGCACATCCCGACCGCGGTCTTCAGTCAACCGCCGATTGGTACAGTCGGCCTGACCGAAGAGCAGGCCCGCGAGGCCGGGCACCCAGTGCAAATTTTCGAAAGCCGCTTCCGGCCGATGAAACTCACCATGACCGAGTGCCAGGAGCGCACCCTGATGAAGCTGGTGGTCGATGCCAGGACCGACAAGGTTCTGGGCTGCCATATGGTCGGGCCCGACGCCGGCGAGATCGTCCAGGGCCTGGCGATCGCGCTCAAGGCCGGGGCTACCAAGCAGCTGTTCGACGAGACCATCGGGGTTCACCCGACGGCGGCCGAGGAATTCGTGACCTTGCGTACGCCGGTGGCTTGACGCGCTTGGGCGGTGAGCATTTCCAGTCGCTTCTGAAGCGGTTGCGACTTGCCGCGCAAGATATGCCCTACATTTTGTTCAACAGAGAAAACCCATACTGTCCGGGCTCTGCAGCGCAGGGCGCGGCGAGGGGCAGTGGTGTCCTTCGCTGGTGTGTTTAACCACTGGATGGAGTATTTCATGAGGAACGGATTCTTTCCCTTTACGATGGTATTGGCGGGGCTGCTCCTGCTTCCCATCGGTGCCCAGGCCGAAAGCGGGCAAATGAGTTTCAGCGGCAGCATCATCGGCAGTACCTGCACCATCAACGGTGGCAACAACGATGTTTCAGTTGAATTGCCAGCGGTACAGTCCGCGCGTCTGGTGAATCCGGGGCAAACCGATGGGCGCCGGTCTTTTCAACTCACCCTGACCGATTGCACGGCCGGTTTGTCTCGGGTACAGACCTATTTCGACAGGGATAGCCCAGCCGTCAACCCGCAGACCGGTCGCCTGGTCCTCGATGAAGGCGGCGCCACGAACGTGGAAATTCAACTGCTCAACAGTTTGAATGCCCCGATCAATGCCGCTGGAGAAAGTGGCAACCAGAACTCTCAAGTCGTCAATATCGTCAATGGCCGGGCTAACCTCATTTACGCTGCCCAATACTATTCGCTCGGCGGCGCCACGCCCGGCGTGACCACTACGCGTATTCAATACGCCCTGACATACCCGTAATTCGAATGAGGCAGCCGCTGTTCCCGGCGACTGCCCTGTGCAAGGGCGGTTGACTCGCCCGTCGCTGCACCTGGTAGACACCCCATGAACAAAACTATTCAAGCCACCCTGGTTGCCTGGGTGCTGATGACTTCGTGCGCGCTCATCGGGCCGGTCCAGGCCAGTGTGGTCATCAGCGGTACCCGCGTGATCTTTCCGGCGCAAGAGCGCGAGGTCACCGTCAAGCTGACCAACAACGGCAAGCGACCGGCCCTGGTGCAGGCATGGCTGGACAATGGTCAGGCCGACATCTCGCCGCAAGCGTTGCAGGTGCCTTTCAGTATTGCACCGGCGTTGTTCCGGCTCGATCCGGACAAGGGACAGACGCTGAGGGTGATCTACACCCAGGAGCCGTTGCCCACGGACAAAGAGAGCCTGTTCTGGCTCAACGTCCTGGAGGTTCCACCCAAGGCGTCGCAGAACACACTGCAACTGTCATTGCGTACTCGCATCAAGCTGATATTTCGTCCGCCAGGGCTGGCTGGCGAGCCCAGGGATGCACCTGCCAGGGTGACCTGGGAAATCGTTGCCGACAAGCAGGGGCTGGCACTGCGGGCAACCAACCCCACGCCTTATATCGTCAACCTGGGACATATGGTGGTAACGGTCAACGGCAAGGATTTCGATGCCGGGACCGGTTATGTCGCGCCGGCCGGTCAGGCGCTGTTTCCCGTGCCGGGGCTGGTCGTCACGCCCGGCGCGACGGCGCAGGTGCGTTACACCAGCATCAATGACCATGGTGCCGGCGTCGAAGGTTGGCAGCCGGTTCAGGTCGGGCCGGGGCTTTGAACGCCTGAATGTCAGCAGTAGGCAAGAAGGAAAGTTGCTTGTGATGTGTCGCCATGGATATGCAAGGGCCGGGTTTTCATTCTGGGTGTTGCTGGTCAGCGTTGAGATGCAAAACGTCAGTGCGATGCCAACGCCCGCAGTGACCGACGTCGAGTTCGAAGCCGCATTCTTGAATCAGCACGGCGCCGAGCCGCTGGACGTTTCGCGCTTTCAGAGGCGCAACATCACTGGGCCAGGTATTTATCATCTGGACCTGTTCGTCAATGAGCACTGGCAGGGCCGGTTCGATGTGACATTCACTTCGCAGGTTCAGGAACAGGACGCGATGCCTTGTTATGATCGTCGGTTGCTGCAACGTATTGGGGTCGACGTGAAGCGCCTTCCGGCACAGGCGCAAGGGAAACTCAACGAACAAGGCACGTGCCTGGCCTTGATCGACGTGCTCGCGCTGGCCACTGAAACCTTTGATTTCGCCAACCAGCGGCTGGACCTGAGCATTGAGCAGCTCGCCCTGGATCGCAGCGCTCGCGATTACATCGATCCGCAACAGTGGGACGGGGGCGTGGGTGTCGGTTTTCTCGACTATAACCTCAACCTCTTCAATCAGAACAACCGGGCTGCGGCAACGGGGCGTCAGACTCAAGGTTACCTGGGGTTGCGCGCCGGTTTGAACACGGGGCACTGGCATTGGCGACACGAAGGGGGAGTGAGCTGGGGTCAGCAGCAAGCGCGTGACTACCAAGGCATTGCCACGTACGTGCAGCGCGAACTGCCGCAATGGAAAGCGCAACTGACACTGGGTGACGCCTACACCACCGGTGAACTGTTCGATAGCAGTGGCTTTCGGGGCATTCAGCTGAGTAGCGACGATCGAATGCTGCCGGGTTCCCGGCGCGGTTTTGCGCCGACAGTGCGGGGCGTGGCCAACAGCAATGCGCGGGTGACAGTCAGGCAGCGCGGGGTTGTCCTGCATGAGTCAACGGTGGCACCCGGCGCCTTCGAGATCGACGACCTTTATGCCACCGGCTACGGCGACGACCTGATCGTTTCGATCAATGAGGCTGATGGCAGTGTGCGCACCTTTACCTTGCCTTACCAGGCAGTGCCACTGGCGTTACGGCCAGGTGTCGACCGTTTCGGCTTGACCGCCGGCACCTGGCGGGACTCGCAAGTCGATGACGGGCCGGCGTTCGTCCAGGGCACCTGGCAGCATGGTTTCACCAACCTGTTCAGTGGCCATGTTGGTGGGACGGGGGCACAGGACTATAACGCGATGTTGCTTGGCGGGACCTTCAATACCTCCTATGGGGCATTGGGGCTGGACCTCACTCACGCCAATACCCGGCTCGCCGGGCAAGGTACCCAGCAAGGTCAGGCGCTGCGTCTGAGTTACGCCAGGTATTTCCCGGAGACCGCGACGGATCTCGCGCTGGCTTCGACGCACTACGCCAGCGACGGCTTCTACGGTTTCAATGACGCAGTACATGTGAGCCGCGATCATCGCAGCCCCCTGGACGCACACCGAACCGGGCGTGCGCAGATGCGCACTTCACTGTCGCTGGCCCAGTCGCTGGGCGAGCAGGCGGGGCGGTTCAGCCTGTCGGCCTCGACAACCCGTTACCGAGATGATTATGCGAGCAACCTGAACTACGCCCTGGGTTACTTCAATCGCTACAAAACCTTGAATTACAGCGTGTCAGTCAACCGGGAGCGCGACGAAAGAGGGCATCTGGATACGCACTATTTCCTCAATGTCAGCGTCCCGCTGGGGCGCGAGCGGC is a window from the Pseudomonas sp. LS1212 genome containing:
- the galU gene encoding UTP--glucose-1-phosphate uridylyltransferase GalU, translated to MIKKCLFPAAGYGTRFLPATKAMPKEMLPVVNKPLIQYGVEEALDAGLTEISIVTGRGKRALEDHFDISYELENQIKGTDKEKYLVGIRKLLDECSFSYTRQTEMKGLGHAILTGRPLIGDEPFAVVLADDLCVNLEGDGVLTQMVKLYNQFRCSIVAIQEVDPQETNKYGVIAGEMIRDDIYRVHSMVEKPKPEDAPSNLAIIGRYILTPDIFDLIEQTEPGKGGEIQITDALMKQAQNGCVMAYKFKGKRFDCGGAEGYIDATNFCFENFYKTGKAY
- the gorA gene encoding glutathione-disulfide reductase, which translates into the protein MAYDFDLFVIGAGSGGVRAARFAAGFGAKVAVAESRYLGGTCVNVGCVPKKLLVYGAHFGDDFEQAEGYGWSLDKADFDWATLIANKNREIERLNGIYRNLLVNSGVELLEGHARLLDPHKVEINGQHYSAKHILLATGGWPQIPDIPGREHAINSNEAFFLKTLPKRVLVVGGGYIAVEFAGIFQGLGAETSLLYRGELFLRGFDGAVRQHLKDELTRRGLNLQFNADIARIDKQADGSLKATLKDGRELEADCVFYATGRRPMLDNLGLENTGVKLDERGFIEVDDQYQSAEPSILAIGDVIGRVQLTPVALAEGMAVARRLFKPEQYRLVDYQHIPTAVFSQPPIGTVGLTEEQAREAGHPVQIFESRFRPMKLTMTECQERTLMKLVVDARTDKVLGCHMVGPDAGEIVQGLAIALKAGATKQLFDETIGVHPTAAEEFVTLRTPVA
- a CDS encoding fimbrial protein is translated as MSFAGVFNHWMEYFMRNGFFPFTMVLAGLLLLPIGAQAESGQMSFSGSIIGSTCTINGGNNDVSVELPAVQSARLVNPGQTDGRRSFQLTLTDCTAGLSRVQTYFDRDSPAVNPQTGRLVLDEGGATNVEIQLLNSLNAPINAAGESGNQNSQVVNIVNGRANLIYAAQYYSLGGATPGVTTTRIQYALTYP
- a CDS encoding fimbria/pilus periplasmic chaperone, with the translated sequence MNKTIQATLVAWVLMTSCALIGPVQASVVISGTRVIFPAQEREVTVKLTNNGKRPALVQAWLDNGQADISPQALQVPFSIAPALFRLDPDKGQTLRVIYTQEPLPTDKESLFWLNVLEVPPKASQNTLQLSLRTRIKLIFRPPGLAGEPRDAPARVTWEIVADKQGLALRATNPTPYIVNLGHMVVTVNGKDFDAGTGYVAPAGQALFPVPGLVVTPGATAQVRYTSINDHGAGVEGWQPVQVGPGL
- a CDS encoding fimbria/pilus outer membrane usher protein; amino-acid sequence: MCRHGYARAGFSFWVLLVSVEMQNVSAMPTPAVTDVEFEAAFLNQHGAEPLDVSRFQRRNITGPGIYHLDLFVNEHWQGRFDVTFTSQVQEQDAMPCYDRRLLQRIGVDVKRLPAQAQGKLNEQGTCLALIDVLALATETFDFANQRLDLSIEQLALDRSARDYIDPQQWDGGVGVGFLDYNLNLFNQNNRAAATGRQTQGYLGLRAGLNTGHWHWRHEGGVSWGQQQARDYQGIATYVQRELPQWKAQLTLGDAYTTGELFDSSGFRGIQLSSDDRMLPGSRRGFAPTVRGVANSNARVTVRQRGVVLHESTVAPGAFEIDDLYATGYGDDLIVSINEADGSVRTFTLPYQAVPLALRPGVDRFGLTAGTWRDSQVDDGPAFVQGTWQHGFTNLFSGHVGGTGAQDYNAMLLGGTFNTSYGALGLDLTHANTRLAGQGTQQGQALRLSYARYFPETATDLALASTHYASDGFYGFNDAVHVSRDHRSPLDAHRTGRAQMRTSLSLAQSLGEQAGRFSLSASTTRYRDDYASNLNYALGYFNRYKTLNYSVSVNRERDERGHLDTHYFLNVSVPLGRERRAHLSTSVTYDSQARSQAHAQLSAIADAEGQLSYGVGATAARDEHQRSTSSNANAQYRTSMGEFSGSVGAGTGYSQASLGVRGAFVGHAGGVTLSQPLDETFAIVHAPGAARARVLAQPGIRVDGNGYAVVPYLTPYSVNIIDLDPKGLSTDIELQVTSQQSVPGAGAVPLLHYPTTIGRTLLIHAKRTDGSPLPFGASVLDESDQELGLVGQGSRIFVRGIGQQGMLRVTWGQATHQQCWLNYVLPQQADGQTDLPQIEAHCQQGHSDDEA